A genomic stretch from Mya arenaria isolate MELC-2E11 chromosome 10, ASM2691426v1 includes:
- the LOC128204395 gene encoding rRNA 2'-O-methyltransferase fibrillarin-like — MEASGICGSRGEREDGNGGEGGDGGSTGGVKSGNGGGGGGCGSRGGGRGGAMEAEVVWWIQIGEGRGGFGGGGGGSGSRGEVKSGNGGGGGGCGSRGGDRGGNGGGVVVVVVVDTDVRAGVTEEAEVAVVDPEVVAGAAMEADVTAVDPVRAGAAMEVEVAAVDPEVGAGAAMVVEVSVVDLEVRA; from the exons ATGGAAGCAAGTGGCATCTGTGGATCTAGAGGTGAGCGAGAGGACGGCAATGGAGGCGAAGGTGGCGATGGTGGATCCACAGGTGGGGTCAAGAGCGGCAATGGAGGCGGAGGTGGCGGCTGTGGATCCAGAGGTGGGGGCAGGGGGGGGGCAATGGAGGCGGAGGTGGTGTGGTGGATCCAGAT AGGTGAGGGCAGGGGCGGATTTGGAGGCGGAGGTGGCGGTAGTGGATCCAGAGGTGAGGTCAAGAGCGGCAATGGAGGCGGAGGTGGCGGCTGTGGATCTAGAGGTGGGGACAGGGGCGGCAATGGAGgcggggtggtggtggtggtggtggtggatacAGACGTTAGGGCAGGAGTGACAGAGGAGGCGGAAGTGGCTGTGGTGGATCCAGAGGTGGTGGCAGGTGCGGCAATGGAGGCGGATGTGACGGCTGTGGATCCAGTGAGGGCAGGTGCGGCAATGGAGGTTGAGGTGGCGGCTGTGGATCCGGAGGTGGGGGCAGGTGCGGCAATGGTGGTGGAGGTGTCGGTGGTGGATCTTGAGGTGAGGGCATAG